A window of the Linepithema humile isolate Giens D197 chromosome 4, Lhum_UNIL_v1.0, whole genome shotgun sequence genome harbors these coding sequences:
- the LOC105673372 gene encoding fibroblast growth factor receptor substrate 2, with the protein MGCVNSRTDITDLYPNVFQVMNIDDDGNIVSPGRLEVTDTDIILYQRSKPPIKWPLRCLRRYGFDIDGLFSFESGRRCSTGAGIYAFRCLKAEDLFNLVQTKIQVRNNAGDNPLSTDLPVASHPIAAAIPSEPNYLDPTPRSNICAVSRFIHNQNGIGRLNSVGSSNGPISPQETIGSPPATMPPPPPISQSHPSFQYVNEEFLSSAAMEMERNNNKSLISTTQRSPQTDNTISNDELLTDMELISIQRGTDVTSCDSALLTAPSYVNIDIHGDVLPISPRHNTCETTQLKKENNDAGGPEHAYENISPGQEHLEHVAVRVRPPPIPILPPDVDEGSRHCYVNLETNEIEKKRFSGTSVIERSPLAPSTPTGCSIKEMYYADLDLKQKEPLPASEEATEEAVEETAEEAPSPNKLKEFYAKIDFNKTIAVQNCVNPDLENDDEGFRKTRHNSTNDQV; encoded by the exons ATGGGTTGTGTCAATAGCCGGACAGACATAACCGATTTATATCCAAATGTCTTTCAAGTGATGAATATAGATGATGACGGAAATATCGTTTCTCCTGGCCGTTTAGAAGTCACTGATACAGACATTATATTATACCAGCGCAGCAAGCCGCCAATAAAATGGCCGTTGCGCTGTTTAAGGCGATATGGATTTGATATAGATGGGCTTTTCAGTTTTGAGTCTGGTAGACGGTGCTCTACAGGCGCTGGAATATACGCTTTTAGATGTCTGAAGGCCGAAGATTTGTTTAATCTTgtacaaacaaaaattcag GTGCGCAATAACGCTGGCGATAACCCGCTGTCAACAGATCTTCCAGTTGCATCACATCCTATTGCAGCAGCGATACCATCAGAGCCTAATTATTTGGATCCAACACCCAGAAGTAATATTTGCGCGGTATCTAGATTTATTCATAATCAGAATGGTATTGGAAGATTGAACAGTGTCGGAAGCAGTAATGGTCCTATTTCACCCCAAGAAACCATAGGATCACCACCAGCTACGAtgccaccaccaccaccaatTTCTCAATCTCATCCGTCCTTTCAATATGTCAATGAAGAATTTTTGTCATCTGCGGCCATGGAAATGGAACGTAACAATAACAAGAGTCTTATAAGCACAACGCAGAG ATCGCCACAAACCGATAACACGATATCTAACGATGAACTCTTGACGGACATGGAATTGATATCTATTCAGCGTGGTACAGATGTCACCAGCTGTGACTCAGCTTTGCTGACTGCGCCGTCTTATGTGAACATAGATATCCACGGTGATGTCCTTCCTATTTCGCCAAGGCACAATACTTGCGAGACGACGCAACTCAAGAAGGAAAATAACGACGCAGGTGGTCCTGAACACGCATACGAGAACATAAGTCCCGGACAAGAGCATTTGGAGCATGTTGCCGTTAGAGTACGTCCGCCTCCGATACCTATCTTGCCGCCGGACGTGGACGAAGGCTCCAGGCATTGCTATGTTAATCTGGAAACGAATGAAATCGAAAAGAAGAGATTCTCCGGCACTTCGGTGATCGAGCGATCGCCCTTGGCGCCTTCCACGCCAACGGGATGCTCGATTAAGGAGATGTATTATGCGGATTTGGATTTGAAGCAGAAAGAACCACTTCCTGCTTCGGAGGAAGCGACGGAGGAAGCGGTGGAGGAAACGGCAGAGGAAGCGCCATCTCCGAACAAGCTGAAAGAATTTTACGCAAAAATAGACTTTAACAAAACGATCGCTGTCCAAAACTGTGTCAATCCCGATCTCGAGAACGATGACGAAGGCTTCAGGAAGACTCGTCACAACTCCACAAACGATCAGGTCTAA
- the Hecw gene encoding E3 ubiquitin-protein ligase HECW2 isoform X1: MPSETNVMNSVSKQEEDTEESNEQSVALMTLSSTNQESSISTKHVDNHLANINSDKVSISNIRIKFLTSTDDVASSTSNSCVVANNSLKAESLCFPDKTIGSEFNEDVSLDSSILADKTEENDDDPGTAHNDTTNNSTKKPISLAHESLSRKKGLLVQNISEIYHNTELTACSDDFLNGKTCGHKESHSNNIDIEECKPEPTIGNLHNDSENVTSDGKHKLVEERVSLHTCKQSLKDNDSAANHSSPTCTLLNASSDNNKDSNIDCDASLVTDGLTSLSLHAPKESSDLQCASPSTSAYATDDAKVSLNPLDNNNENLLENAADGNKLAVSSEPVCKETLTLQDMGCASSLCNDSASTSKPFKLPILEKISKTANIQQPEIEENAVALLEPSLIRQEQLEEVRCLDLEPRSSNSSEESNSDIESQHPSTSHNDIKKRQCRPNGIVSKEGVEYYQLWRSTGGPTSPESLYETLYPMPPPLPPRAAHRPLHRSNALQSGAPELPKRYPQRHPLPMHPEDCFGFEIVDVDEASNLQLRTAVTKSIALLSSPRSHRQRERPESTLTNQLECPPTPTHRPKPLCPLPVCQTSNVPLSSEESLPPSWEARIDSHGRIFYIDHINRTTTWQRPSLTSRNTGCDLRRQQLDRRYQSVRRTISRSDNIDREANNSNCSPFENTERQSDHVDRSEFEPFDITTIPPILFLTRPDFFTVLHTNADAMELYNRNPSIKHMISRVRRDPIVFPRYEHNRDLVALINFFADPSKELPRGYDSKLDRTGKRFFICHARKATSFIDPRLPTEAAHARLLLDEAPVPPPRPQQSSVTATPDIPVAYNDKVVAFLRQPNIMDILKERHSALGQNIALREKVNTIRVEGTTALQRWGHDVPLALLLSLFEQEIMSYVPGNMGRSPLGSPHASPGLTRASARAPAPYRRDFEAKLRTFYRKLESKGYGQGPGKLKLHIRREHLLEDAFTRIMAASKKDLQKGKLVVIFDHEEGLDYGGPSREFFFHLSRELFNPYYGLFEYSANDTYTVQISPMSAFVDNYHDWFRFSGRVLGLALVHQYLLDAFFTRPFYKALLRIPASLSDLESLDQEFHQSLMWIKEKDISIEPLELTFSVTEELLGRVAERELKPGGRNIAVTEKNKKEYLERVVRWRLERGVAEQTESLVRGFYEVVDPRLVSVFDARELELVIAGAAEIDLNDWRTHTEYRSGYHDAHPVVEWFWSSISRFTNEQRLRLLQFVTGTSSIPYEGFAALRGSTGPRKFCIEKWGRPNSLPRAHTCFNRLDLPPYPTPEILYEKLLLAVEETNTFGIE; this comes from the exons ATGCCATCTGAGACAAATGTCATGAATAGTGTTTCTAAGCAAGAGGAGGATACCGAGGAATCTAATGAACAATCCGTTGCATTAATGACTTTAAGTTCTACAAATCAAGAATCAAGTATATCTACAAAACATGTAGATAATCATCtagcaaatattaatagtgACAAAGTGTCCATATCGAACATCAGAATAAAATTCCTAACTTCAACTGATGATGTAGCCTCATCGACAAGTAATAGTTGTGTAGTAGCAAACAATTCGTTAAAAGCAGAGAGTTTATGTTTTCCAGATAAAACGATAG gtTCAGAATTCAATGAGGATGTATCCTTGGATTCATCAATATTGGCTGACAAAACTGAAGAAAATGATGATGATCCAGGTACGGCGCACAATGATACGACAAACAATTCAACGAAAAAACCAATTTCTCTTGCTCACGAAAGCTTATCCAGAAAGAAAGGCTTGCTAGTGCAGAATATTTCGGAAATTTATCACAACACAGAATTAACAGCATGTTCTGACGATTTCTTAAATGGAAAGACTTGTGGCCATAAAGAGAGCcatagtaataatattgacaTAGAAGAATGCAAACCTGAGCCGACAATAGGAAATCTACATAATGACAGTGAAAATGTGACATCGGATGGTAAGCATAAATTGGTGGAAGAGAGAGTATCTTTGCATACTTGTAAACAATCTTTAAAAGATAATGATTCTGCTGCAAACCATAGCAGTCCTACGTGTACATTATTAAACGCATCtagtgataataataaagactCTAATATAGATTGTGATGCTAGCTTGGTAACGGATGGATTAACATCTTTGTCTTTACACGCACCTAAAGAATCGTCAGATTTGCAATGTGCTTCACCGAGCACTTCAGCGTATGCAACTGATGATGCAAAAGTATCTTTAAATCCATTAgacaataataatgaaaatttacttgaaaatgCAGCCGATGGAAATAAATTAGCTGTCTCATCTGAACCTGTTTGTAAAGAAACATTAACGTTGCAAGATATGGGGTGTGCTTCTTCGCTCTGCAATGATTCCGCAAGTACAAGTAAACCATTTAAACTGCCAATTTTAGAAAAGATATCCAAAACTGCCAATATTCAGCAACCTGAAATCGAGGAAAATGCAGTAGCACTCTTAGAACCGTCACTCATCAGACAAGAACAATTAGAAGAAGTTCGTTGTTTAGATTTAGAGCCTCGTTCGTCAAACAGCAGTGAAGAAAGTAATTCGGATATCGAGTCTCAGCATCCAAGCACAAgtcataatgatattaaaaaa agaCAATGCAGACCCAATGGAATTGTATCGAAAGAAGGGGTGGAATATTATCAACTATGGCGTAGCACAGGTGGCCCCACGTCTCCTGAATCTTTATATGAGACTCTCTATCCGATGCCACCGCCACTTCCACCGAGAGCAGCACACCGACCGTTACACAGAAGCAACGCTTTACAAAGTGGCGCACCGGAGTTACCTAAACGATATCCTCAAAGGCATCCTTTGCCGATGCATCCTGAGGATTGTTTTGGATTCGAGATTGTAGATGTTGATGAAGCCTCAAATCTTCAG TTGAGAACAGCGGTTACGAAGAGCATCGCATTGTTGAGTTCGCCGAGATCGCACAGACAACGAGAAAGGCCCGAGTCGACGCTGACTAATCAATTAGAATGTCCGCCCACACCTACACATCGACCTAAACCTTTATGCCCATTGCCTGTATGTCAGACATCAAATGTACCTTTATCTTCGGAAGAATCTCTGCCCCCGT CATGGGAAGCGAGAATAGATAGCCACGGTCgaatattttacatagatCATATTAATCGGACCACGACGTGGCAGAGACCAAGTTTGACGTCACGCAACACCGGTTGCGATCTACGAAGACAACAATTAGATAGGCGTTATCAAAGTGTACGACGTACGATTTCACGTTCCGATAATATAGATCGCGAAGCCAACAACTCGAACTGCAGTCCCTTCGAAAATACGGAGCGGCAGAGCGATCATGTCGACAGAAGTGAATTTGAGCCGTTCGATATTACAACAATACctccaatattatttttaacacggCCCGACTTTTTCACCGTGCTGCACACCAATGCAGACGCCATGGAGCTGTACAATCGTAATCCGAGTATAAAGCACATGATCAGCAGAGTCAGGAGAGATCCGATAGTGTTCCCAAGATATGAACATAACAGAGATTTAGTTGCCTTAATCAATTTCTTCGCCGATCCGAGCAAGGAACTCCCGAGGGGATACGACTCGAAGCTCGACAGGACTGGCAAA agattttttatatgtcaTGCTAGAAAGGCTACATCGTTTATCGATCCGCGACTACCCACCGAAGCTGCTCATGCACGATTGTTGTTAGATGAAGCTCCCGTGCCACCGCCTAGACCGCAACAGTCGTCCGTGACTGCTACTCCCGACATACCAGTGGCTTACAACGACAAAGTAGTCGCTTTTCTACGTCAGCCTAATATCATGGATATCTTGAAGGAGAGACATTCCGCGCTAGGGCAGAATATTGCACTTCGAGAAAAAGTTAATACGATAAGAGTCGAAGGAACCACGGCGTTACAAAGATGGGGCCACGACGTTCCTCTGGCATTATTATTAAG tttattCGAGCAAGAAATAATGTCGTATGTACCTGGCAATATGGGCAGATCTCCACTTGGCAGCCCGCATGCGTCGCCCGGGCTGACAAGGGCTTCTGCCAGAGCTCCAGCGCCATATAGAAGAGACTTCGAAGCTAAACTTCGAACCTTTTATCGAAAGCTGGAGAGTAAAGGTTACGGACAAGGGCCGGGCAAGTTAAA ATTACACATCAGAAGAGAACATTTACTTGAAGATGCTTTTACGCGTATAATGGCCGCGTCGAAGAAGGATTTGCAGAAAGGTAAACTGGTGGTGATCTTTGATCATGAAGAAGGATTGGATTATGGCGGACCGTCCCgggaatttttctttcatttgtcGCGCGAACTATTCAATCCCTATTACGGACTGTTTGAATACTCAGCCAACGATACTTACACGGTGCAAATTTCACCGATGTCGGCTTTCGTAGACAACTATCACGATTGGTTTCGATTCTCGGGCAGAGTTTTAGGCTTAGCGTTAGTCCATCAGTACCTGCTCGACGCGTTCTTCACAAGGCCATTCTACAAGGCCCTCCTGAGGATACCGGCGAGTCTGAGCGATTTGGAAAGTCTAGATCAAGAGTTCCATCAAAGTCTAATGTGGATCAAAGAGAAGGACATAAGTATCGAGCCGTTGGAATTAACGTTTTCGGTAACGGAGGAGCTTTTGGGACGAGTCGCCGAGCGCGAGTTGAAACCAGGCGGGAGGAATATCGCGGTCACCGAAAAGAACAAGAAGGAGTATCTCGAAAGGGTTGTACGTTGGCGTCTCGAGCGTGGTGTTGCAGAACAAACGGAATCGCTAGTTCGCGGCTTTTACGAGGTCGTGGATCCACGCTTGGTGTCCGTCTTCGATGCCCGCGAGCTAGAATTGGTTATCGCGGGTGCGGCTGAGATCGACCTTAATGACTGGCGAACGCATACCGAATATAGAAGCGGTTATCATGACGCACACCCGGTGGTAGAATGGTTCTGGAGCAGCATAAGCAGATTCACGAACGAGCAACGTTTGAGATTATTGCAATTCGTTACCGGCACTTCGAGTATTCCGTACGAGGGATTCGCGGCTTTGCGAGGATCCACCGGTCCGAGGAAATTCTGCATCGAAAAATGGGGGAGGCCCAACAGTTTACCGAG GGCTCATACGTGTTTTAACCGCTTGGATCTTCCACCTTATCCCACCCCTGAAATCTTATATGAAAAGCTGCTGTTGGCTGTGGAAGAAACAAATACATTTGGTATAGAATAA
- the Hecw gene encoding E3 ubiquitin-protein ligase HECW2 isoform X2 yields the protein MPSETNVMNSVSKQEEDTEESNEQSVALMTLSSTNQESSISTKHVDNHLANINSDKVSISNIRIKFLTSTDDVASSTSNSCVVANNSLKAESLCFPDKTIGSEFNEDVSLDSSILADKTEENDDDPGTAHNDTTNNSTKKPISLAHESLSRKKGLLVQNISEIYHNTELTACSDDFLNGKTCGHKESHSNNIDIEECKPEPTIGNLHNDSENVTSDEKISKTANIQQPEIEENAVALLEPSLIRQEQLEEVRCLDLEPRSSNSSEESNSDIESQHPSTSHNDIKKRQCRPNGIVSKEGVEYYQLWRSTGGPTSPESLYETLYPMPPPLPPRAAHRPLHRSNALQSGAPELPKRYPQRHPLPMHPEDCFGFEIVDVDEASNLQLRTAVTKSIALLSSPRSHRQRERPESTLTNQLECPPTPTHRPKPLCPLPVCQTSNVPLSSEESLPPSWEARIDSHGRIFYIDHINRTTTWQRPSLTSRNTGCDLRRQQLDRRYQSVRRTISRSDNIDREANNSNCSPFENTERQSDHVDRSEFEPFDITTIPPILFLTRPDFFTVLHTNADAMELYNRNPSIKHMISRVRRDPIVFPRYEHNRDLVALINFFADPSKELPRGYDSKLDRTGKRFFICHARKATSFIDPRLPTEAAHARLLLDEAPVPPPRPQQSSVTATPDIPVAYNDKVVAFLRQPNIMDILKERHSALGQNIALREKVNTIRVEGTTALQRWGHDVPLALLLSLFEQEIMSYVPGNMGRSPLGSPHASPGLTRASARAPAPYRRDFEAKLRTFYRKLESKGYGQGPGKLKLHIRREHLLEDAFTRIMAASKKDLQKGKLVVIFDHEEGLDYGGPSREFFFHLSRELFNPYYGLFEYSANDTYTVQISPMSAFVDNYHDWFRFSGRVLGLALVHQYLLDAFFTRPFYKALLRIPASLSDLESLDQEFHQSLMWIKEKDISIEPLELTFSVTEELLGRVAERELKPGGRNIAVTEKNKKEYLERVVRWRLERGVAEQTESLVRGFYEVVDPRLVSVFDARELELVIAGAAEIDLNDWRTHTEYRSGYHDAHPVVEWFWSSISRFTNEQRLRLLQFVTGTSSIPYEGFAALRGSTGPRKFCIEKWGRPNSLPRAHTCFNRLDLPPYPTPEILYEKLLLAVEETNTFGIE from the exons ATGCCATCTGAGACAAATGTCATGAATAGTGTTTCTAAGCAAGAGGAGGATACCGAGGAATCTAATGAACAATCCGTTGCATTAATGACTTTAAGTTCTACAAATCAAGAATCAAGTATATCTACAAAACATGTAGATAATCATCtagcaaatattaatagtgACAAAGTGTCCATATCGAACATCAGAATAAAATTCCTAACTTCAACTGATGATGTAGCCTCATCGACAAGTAATAGTTGTGTAGTAGCAAACAATTCGTTAAAAGCAGAGAGTTTATGTTTTCCAGATAAAACGATAG gtTCAGAATTCAATGAGGATGTATCCTTGGATTCATCAATATTGGCTGACAAAACTGAAGAAAATGATGATGATCCAGGTACGGCGCACAATGATACGACAAACAATTCAACGAAAAAACCAATTTCTCTTGCTCACGAAAGCTTATCCAGAAAGAAAGGCTTGCTAGTGCAGAATATTTCGGAAATTTATCACAACACAGAATTAACAGCATGTTCTGACGATTTCTTAAATGGAAAGACTTGTGGCCATAAAGAGAGCcatagtaataatattgacaTAGAAGAATGCAAACCTGAGCCGACAATAGGAAATCTACATAATGACAGTGAAAATGTGACATCGGATG AAAAGATATCCAAAACTGCCAATATTCAGCAACCTGAAATCGAGGAAAATGCAGTAGCACTCTTAGAACCGTCACTCATCAGACAAGAACAATTAGAAGAAGTTCGTTGTTTAGATTTAGAGCCTCGTTCGTCAAACAGCAGTGAAGAAAGTAATTCGGATATCGAGTCTCAGCATCCAAGCACAAgtcataatgatattaaaaaa agaCAATGCAGACCCAATGGAATTGTATCGAAAGAAGGGGTGGAATATTATCAACTATGGCGTAGCACAGGTGGCCCCACGTCTCCTGAATCTTTATATGAGACTCTCTATCCGATGCCACCGCCACTTCCACCGAGAGCAGCACACCGACCGTTACACAGAAGCAACGCTTTACAAAGTGGCGCACCGGAGTTACCTAAACGATATCCTCAAAGGCATCCTTTGCCGATGCATCCTGAGGATTGTTTTGGATTCGAGATTGTAGATGTTGATGAAGCCTCAAATCTTCAG TTGAGAACAGCGGTTACGAAGAGCATCGCATTGTTGAGTTCGCCGAGATCGCACAGACAACGAGAAAGGCCCGAGTCGACGCTGACTAATCAATTAGAATGTCCGCCCACACCTACACATCGACCTAAACCTTTATGCCCATTGCCTGTATGTCAGACATCAAATGTACCTTTATCTTCGGAAGAATCTCTGCCCCCGT CATGGGAAGCGAGAATAGATAGCCACGGTCgaatattttacatagatCATATTAATCGGACCACGACGTGGCAGAGACCAAGTTTGACGTCACGCAACACCGGTTGCGATCTACGAAGACAACAATTAGATAGGCGTTATCAAAGTGTACGACGTACGATTTCACGTTCCGATAATATAGATCGCGAAGCCAACAACTCGAACTGCAGTCCCTTCGAAAATACGGAGCGGCAGAGCGATCATGTCGACAGAAGTGAATTTGAGCCGTTCGATATTACAACAATACctccaatattatttttaacacggCCCGACTTTTTCACCGTGCTGCACACCAATGCAGACGCCATGGAGCTGTACAATCGTAATCCGAGTATAAAGCACATGATCAGCAGAGTCAGGAGAGATCCGATAGTGTTCCCAAGATATGAACATAACAGAGATTTAGTTGCCTTAATCAATTTCTTCGCCGATCCGAGCAAGGAACTCCCGAGGGGATACGACTCGAAGCTCGACAGGACTGGCAAA agattttttatatgtcaTGCTAGAAAGGCTACATCGTTTATCGATCCGCGACTACCCACCGAAGCTGCTCATGCACGATTGTTGTTAGATGAAGCTCCCGTGCCACCGCCTAGACCGCAACAGTCGTCCGTGACTGCTACTCCCGACATACCAGTGGCTTACAACGACAAAGTAGTCGCTTTTCTACGTCAGCCTAATATCATGGATATCTTGAAGGAGAGACATTCCGCGCTAGGGCAGAATATTGCACTTCGAGAAAAAGTTAATACGATAAGAGTCGAAGGAACCACGGCGTTACAAAGATGGGGCCACGACGTTCCTCTGGCATTATTATTAAG tttattCGAGCAAGAAATAATGTCGTATGTACCTGGCAATATGGGCAGATCTCCACTTGGCAGCCCGCATGCGTCGCCCGGGCTGACAAGGGCTTCTGCCAGAGCTCCAGCGCCATATAGAAGAGACTTCGAAGCTAAACTTCGAACCTTTTATCGAAAGCTGGAGAGTAAAGGTTACGGACAAGGGCCGGGCAAGTTAAA ATTACACATCAGAAGAGAACATTTACTTGAAGATGCTTTTACGCGTATAATGGCCGCGTCGAAGAAGGATTTGCAGAAAGGTAAACTGGTGGTGATCTTTGATCATGAAGAAGGATTGGATTATGGCGGACCGTCCCgggaatttttctttcatttgtcGCGCGAACTATTCAATCCCTATTACGGACTGTTTGAATACTCAGCCAACGATACTTACACGGTGCAAATTTCACCGATGTCGGCTTTCGTAGACAACTATCACGATTGGTTTCGATTCTCGGGCAGAGTTTTAGGCTTAGCGTTAGTCCATCAGTACCTGCTCGACGCGTTCTTCACAAGGCCATTCTACAAGGCCCTCCTGAGGATACCGGCGAGTCTGAGCGATTTGGAAAGTCTAGATCAAGAGTTCCATCAAAGTCTAATGTGGATCAAAGAGAAGGACATAAGTATCGAGCCGTTGGAATTAACGTTTTCGGTAACGGAGGAGCTTTTGGGACGAGTCGCCGAGCGCGAGTTGAAACCAGGCGGGAGGAATATCGCGGTCACCGAAAAGAACAAGAAGGAGTATCTCGAAAGGGTTGTACGTTGGCGTCTCGAGCGTGGTGTTGCAGAACAAACGGAATCGCTAGTTCGCGGCTTTTACGAGGTCGTGGATCCACGCTTGGTGTCCGTCTTCGATGCCCGCGAGCTAGAATTGGTTATCGCGGGTGCGGCTGAGATCGACCTTAATGACTGGCGAACGCATACCGAATATAGAAGCGGTTATCATGACGCACACCCGGTGGTAGAATGGTTCTGGAGCAGCATAAGCAGATTCACGAACGAGCAACGTTTGAGATTATTGCAATTCGTTACCGGCACTTCGAGTATTCCGTACGAGGGATTCGCGGCTTTGCGAGGATCCACCGGTCCGAGGAAATTCTGCATCGAAAAATGGGGGAGGCCCAACAGTTTACCGAG GGCTCATACGTGTTTTAACCGCTTGGATCTTCCACCTTATCCCACCCCTGAAATCTTATATGAAAAGCTGCTGTTGGCTGTGGAAGAAACAAATACATTTGGTATAGAATAA
- the LOC105673373 gene encoding putative ankyrin repeat protein RF_0381 gives MTSAYEVTTSRGSTKTCFNDRQLDNSDAEETSSLSSLHASFATGDSFFEELATSTEVNQARSLSESFDGDVSALGEEMQRTMDMREEKSKENINTSTNSVNDSSQINESSNEETFIEDGEKRKEMSSILILPADSASEYASTCERNEQNRNQKEDKKRLNQRANQDQRNLSVQERCANDSVHAGGNLRDSMTEDVRVHCENMTKLDPIERQDGDSFYDAVRSGNAEHVSMLIASGRVQNLDEPDWNVSGDPPLLIAATNRCLPMLSVLLASGCDPAVRSPRGETALHRAILNGGPGNVLKFVEDLLKHGCPPSVKEAGSGSTALHVLSRQLAHASLKSLHLNHDAALKTLELLAKAGPVNAKDHQGRSALHILASSTIFDNDDKSDIESLIGTLLAADVDAALKNDRGETALHESLECGALNTAMLLIPHTPAGIKSRYGETPLHIASRKNQVDIVAKLLEHNEDPGTQDAGDNTPLHLASARGFHETVSLLVTSPLAQLEKINVDGLTALQVATESGFVNTVRILLKAGADPSQSVHYRATILRRHPDISLLIDHELMRRRQLAA, from the exons ATGACTTCCGCATACGAAGTGACGACTTCGCGTGGCTCAACAAAAACTTGCTTCAACGATCGGCAACTGGACAACTCGGACGCAGAAGAGACTTCATCGTTGTCGTCGCTGCACGCCAGTTTTGCAACAGGTGATTCCTTTTTCGAAGAACTCGCGACTTCTACGGAAGTTAATCAAGCACGATCGCTTAGTGAATCGTTCGATGGGGATGTAAGCGCTCTCGGCGAGGAGATGCAGAGAACGATGGATATGCGCGAAgagaaaagtaaagaaaacatCAACACTTCTACGAATTCAGTGAATGATAGTTCGCAAATAAATGAATCTAGCAACGAGGAGACGTTTATAGAAGACGGTGAAAAGCGTAAAGAGATGagttcaattttgattttgccGGCGGACAGTGCATCGGAATACGCGTCCACATGCGAGAGAAACGAGCAGAACAGGAATCAGAAggaggataaaaaaagattaaaccAGCGCGCGAACCAAGATCAGCGAAATTTGAGCGTACAAGAACGATGCGCCAACGATAGCGTACACGCCGGGGGGAATCTTCGAGATTCCATGACGGAAGACGTGCGTGTTCATTGCGAGAACATGACAAAACTCGATCCGATCGAGAGGCAGGATGGTGACTCATTCTATGATGCTGTGCGATCAGGAAACGCCGAGCATGTCTCGATGCTAATTGCCAGCGGTCGCGTGCAAAACCTGGACGAACCGGATTGGAATGTGTCGGGCGATCCACCCTTACTGATTGCGGCGACGAATCGTTGTCTTCCTATGCTGAG cgtTCTGCTGGCGAGCGGGTGCGATCCAGCTGTGCGTTCGCCGCGGGGCGAAACGGCGCTGCACAGAGCGATTCTGAACGGCGGGCCAggcaatgtattaaaattcgTGGAGGACCTCTTGAAACACGGCTGTCCGCCGAGCGTCAAAGAAGCCGGCAGCGGATCAACTGCATTGCACGTTCTCTCCCGCCAGCTAGCTCACGCGTCGCTGAAATCCCTTCATCTGAATCACGACGCGGCCTTGAAAACGCTGGAACTATTGGCAAAAGCAGGTCCTGTGAACGCTAAGGATCATCAAGGCCGAAGCGCTTTGCACATTCTAGCGTCGTCCACTATCTTCg ATAACGATGACAAAAGCGACATCGAGTCGCTGATCGGGACACTCCTAGCCGCCGACGTGGACGCCGCCCTGAAGAACGATCGCGGGGAGACAGCGTTGCACGAGAGTCTGGAGTGCGGCGCGTTAAACACGGCTATGCTGTTGATACCGCATACGCCGGCGGGCATTAAATCGCGATACGGCGAAACCCCGTTGCACATAGCGTCGCGGAAAAATCAGGTCGACATAGTGGCCAAGCTACTAGAGCACAATGAGGATCCTGGCACGCAAGACGCTGGCGATAACACGCCACTGCATCTCGCGTCGGCAAGAGGATTTCACGAGACGGTATCTTTGTTGGTCACGTCGCCTCTGGCTCAATTGGAAAAGATCAATGTTGACGGCCTGACAGCGCTGCAAGTTGCCACCGAGAGTGGATTCGTCAACACCGTCAGAATATTGCTGAAAGCCGGCGCCGATCCCAGTCAGTCTGTGCATTATCGCGCGACCATTTTACGTCGGCATCCCGATATCTCGCTTCTCATTGACCACGAGCTGATGAGACGTCGACAACTCGCCGCTTAA